A genomic window from Anthonomus grandis grandis chromosome 2, icAntGran1.3, whole genome shotgun sequence includes:
- the LOC126750544 gene encoding methyltransferase-like protein 25B, translating into MQNYQNLASTCYKVVELYQEVLTSYVLDFYVEDHWYSKLPNSWREFLQNISIQQMDDLLNCYNACNSRTLPPLSILCIQEIVRGFSVNRKQIVPREKLLKNEQNFMKHFQKKVKLKKIHEIEIMSKICNETSLQTGCRNVVDIGSGLGHLSRMLSFRYGLNVCTIEANQDLVRLAPKYDEQFEKLLSVKNISHECKITPRHICKRIEDNITCQDFETLVKNTFSTVDENFEFGIVGLHPCGNLGSTLLRLFNESKCIKFINIASCCYMKLTLNSNEAAGYPLSNYFDSKQYHLDYLCCETACHAIEQYISKIRSDEYMSLKIHSFRAALECLIHKYDRTLAHCAVGNVKHKEGMTFEEYCRKATERYNFQFLSEDLNHFSYLIERTWQNVVKFYSCRLLLAPLAESVILYDRFLYLKEGNNTCDLIPAFDSSISPRCHVIKAIKR; encoded by the coding sequence ATGCAAAACTATCAAAACTTAGCATCAACTTGTTATAAAGTGGTAGAATTGTACCAAGAGGTCCTGACTTCCTATGTTTTGGACTTCTATGTAGAAGATCATTGGTATTCCAAGTTACCAAACAGCTGGAGGGAATTTCTGCAAAACATATCCATTCAGCAAATGGATGATCTGTTGAATTGTTATAATGCATGCAACTCCAGGACTCTTCCCCCTTTAAGTATTCTCTGTATTCAAGAAATTGTCAGAGGATTTTCTGTTAACAGAAAACAAATTGTGCCAAGggagaaattgttgaaaaatgaaCAGAACTTTATGAAACATTTCCAGAAGAAAGTAAAACTGAAAAAGATTCATGAAATTGaaattatgtccaaaatttgCAATGAAACTTCTTTACAAACAGGTTGCAGGAATGTTGTTGACATTGGCTCTGGTTTAGGTCATCTTAGTAGAATGTTATCATTTCGTTATGGCCTTAATGTGTGTACAATTGAGGCAAATCAAGATTTAGTTAGATTAGCCCCAAAGTATGATGAACAATTTGAGAAACTtctttctgtaaaaaatatttcacatgAATGCAAAATTACTCCAAGACACATTTGTAAAAGGATTGAGGATAATATTACTTGTCAAGATTTTGAAACTCTAGTGAAAAATACATTTAGCACAgttgatgaaaattttgaatttggaattGTTGGGTTACATCCTTGTGGAAATCTTGGCTCTACATTATTAAGACTGTTTAATGAGTCCAAATGCattaagtttattaatattGCAAGCTGCTGTTACATGAAATTAACTCTTAACTCAAATGAGGCTGCTGGCTAtcctttaagtaattattttgaCTCCAAACAATACCATCTAGATTATCTTTGTTGTGAAACAGCATGCCATGCTATAGAGCagtatatttctaaaattagaTCAGATGAATATAtgtctttaaaaattcactCATTTAGAGCTGCTTTGGAATGTTTAATTCATAAATATGACAGAACTTTGGCACACTGTGCAGTTGGAAATGTAAAACATAAAGAAGGGATGACATTTGAGGAATATTGCAGAAAAGCCACTGAAAggtacaattttcaatttttgagtgAAGATCTGAATCACTTTAGCTATTTGATAGAAAGAACATGGCAAAATGTTGTTAAGTTCTATTCATGTAGACTTCTGTTGGCTCCATTAGCAGAATCTGTAATTTTATATGATAGATTTCTCTATTTGAAAGAAGGAAATAATACTTGTGATCTTATTCCGGCTTTTGATTCTTCGATATCACCTAGATGTCATGTTATTAAAGCTATTAAAAGATGA